A genome region from Bifidobacterium coryneforme includes the following:
- the argS gene encoding arginine--tRNA ligase, with translation MSPEALARIISSTAVELAQADRLGDLDASMVPAAENLAVMRPKDRSHGDWSTNIAMQLAKKAGMNPRDMGQTLAEALAQADGISGVDVAGPGFINISLDSASAAAVVDTVLSEGRSYGANNHLQGRTLNLEFVSANPTGPIHIGGTRWAAVGDSMARVLEANGAKVVREYYFNDHGTQIDRFARSLVAAAHHEPVPADGYKGAYIDEIAQRVVDQAKADGLDVLALPRVRDEDGAEGDSEQREAFRSRAVPMMFDEIRRSMQAFRVDFDVWFHENSLYESGQVQEAIEELRTRDDIYEKDGATWFRSSRYGDDKDRVVVKSDGNAAYVAADIAYYLNKRRREKDPCDEAIYMLGADHHGYIGRMMAICAAFGDTPGVNMQILIGQLVNVLKDGQTVRMSKRAGNVVTIDDLVEAVGVDAARYSLARTDYNQTVDIDLDLLASHTNENPVYYVQYAHARSKNVDRNAADAGIESAKADLSLLDTEADNEVLATLALYPNVVQTAGDQKAPHRVAHYLEQLAGVYHRWYNLERVVPMELTGADDPARQTDKNPEPARAAARLRLNDAVQQVIANGLDLLGVCAPDRM, from the coding sequence ATGAGTCCTGAAGCACTTGCCCGTATCATTTCCTCAACCGCCGTCGAGTTGGCCCAGGCGGATCGCCTGGGTGACCTGGATGCCTCCATGGTCCCAGCCGCCGAAAACCTGGCCGTCATGCGGCCCAAGGACCGTTCCCACGGGGACTGGTCAACCAATATCGCCATGCAGTTGGCCAAGAAGGCCGGTATGAATCCCCGTGATATGGGGCAGACCCTGGCCGAGGCCCTGGCCCAGGCCGACGGAATCTCCGGTGTGGATGTAGCCGGCCCCGGTTTCATCAACATCAGTCTGGACTCGGCTTCGGCCGCCGCTGTGGTCGACACCGTTCTCAGTGAGGGCAGGTCCTATGGGGCCAACAACCATCTACAGGGTCGGACCCTGAACCTGGAATTCGTCTCCGCGAATCCCACCGGCCCCATCCACATCGGTGGAACCCGCTGGGCTGCGGTCGGCGATTCCATGGCCCGGGTCCTGGAGGCCAACGGAGCCAAGGTGGTACGTGAGTATTACTTCAACGACCATGGCACGCAAATCGACCGATTCGCCCGTTCCCTGGTTGCTGCGGCACATCATGAGCCCGTACCTGCCGATGGATACAAGGGTGCCTACATCGATGAGATCGCCCAGAGGGTGGTGGACCAGGCCAAGGCCGATGGACTGGATGTACTGGCTCTGCCCCGGGTCAGGGATGAGGACGGTGCCGAGGGTGACAGCGAGCAGCGCGAGGCCTTCCGCAGTCGGGCCGTTCCGATGATGTTCGACGAGATACGAAGGTCCATGCAGGCCTTCCGCGTTGATTTCGACGTCTGGTTCCACGAGAACAGCCTGTATGAGTCGGGTCAGGTTCAGGAGGCCATCGAAGAACTGCGCACCCGTGATGACATCTATGAGAAGGACGGAGCCACCTGGTTCCGGTCGAGCAGGTATGGCGATGACAAGGACCGCGTGGTTGTCAAATCCGATGGGAACGCCGCCTATGTGGCTGCCGACATCGCCTACTATCTGAATAAGCGCAGGCGGGAGAAGGACCCCTGTGATGAGGCCATCTACATGCTTGGGGCGGACCATCATGGCTACATCGGCAGGATGATGGCCATCTGCGCCGCATTCGGCGATACGCCGGGCGTCAACATGCAGATCCTGATTGGACAGCTGGTCAATGTGCTCAAGGACGGTCAGACCGTGCGGATGAGCAAGCGGGCAGGCAACGTGGTCACCATCGATGACCTGGTCGAGGCCGTCGGGGTGGATGCGGCCCGGTACTCCCTGGCCCGTACCGACTACAACCAGACCGTCGACATCGACCTTGACCTCCTGGCCTCCCATACCAATGAGAACCCGGTCTATTATGTCCAGTACGCCCACGCCCGGTCCAAAAACGTCGACCGGAACGCGGCCGATGCGGGCATCGAATCCGCCAAGGCCGATTTGTCCCTCCTGGACACCGAGGCGGACAACGAGGTTCTGGCCACCCTGGCCCTCTATCCAAATGTTGTGCAGACCGCCGGCGACCAGAAGGCTCCCCACCGGGTGGCCCACTACCTTGAGCAACTGGCGGGTGTGTACCATCGCTGGTACAACCTGGAGCGGGTGGTTCCCATGGAGTTGACCGGGGCGGATGATCCGGCCCGGCAGACGGACAAGAATCCCGAACCGGCCCGCGCCGCTGCCAGACTCAGGCTCAACGATGCGGTCCAGCAGGTCATTGCCAACGGTCTCGACCTCCTGGGTGTCTGCGCGCCGGACAGGATGTGA
- a CDS encoding AEC family transporter: MPGLLSAMEGFFIIGVVIAVGYVAARFHIGGPSAQMVLNKFSFFVSTPCLMFAILSKQRLSVIFHPSIIVAFFSAAAVGLVFVIINAVSLHMDAANTTIGVLNSLYLNSNNIGLPVATYILGNPTLVAPILVMQQAIFTPIGLTVLDASTTGRLSLKTIAKQPLKQPILIGSLGGILVSAISAGVGHYVIPDFVFKPIDMIGASAVPMILMAFGMSLRGSRPFGKETNRRATLTVVILKNLVMPLIAFFLAWFVMGFRGAELYGCVVLAALPTGQNVYNYAARYNVGTTFARDGILVSTVTSPVVIALIAIALG; the protein is encoded by the coding sequence ATGCCCGGTCTGCTCAGCGCCATGGAAGGCTTCTTCATCATCGGTGTCGTCATCGCCGTAGGCTACGTGGCGGCTCGATTCCATATCGGAGGCCCCTCGGCGCAGATGGTGCTGAACAAGTTCTCCTTCTTCGTCTCCACCCCCTGCCTGATGTTCGCCATCCTCTCCAAGCAACGGCTCAGTGTCATCTTCCATCCCAGCATCATTGTGGCCTTCTTCTCGGCGGCGGCCGTGGGACTCGTCTTCGTCATCATCAATGCCGTCTCCCTTCATATGGATGCGGCGAACACCACAATCGGAGTCCTGAATTCGCTGTATCTGAACTCCAACAACATCGGTCTGCCGGTTGCCACCTACATCCTGGGCAATCCCACCCTGGTCGCCCCCATCCTGGTCATGCAGCAGGCCATCTTCACACCCATCGGCCTGACCGTGCTGGACGCGTCGACCACCGGAAGGCTCTCCCTGAAGACCATCGCCAAGCAGCCGTTGAAACAACCAATCCTGATCGGTTCTTTGGGAGGCATCCTGGTCTCGGCCATCAGTGCCGGTGTCGGGCACTACGTCATCCCCGACTTCGTTTTCAAGCCCATCGACATGATCGGCGCCTCGGCCGTCCCCATGATCCTGATGGCCTTCGGTATGTCCCTGCGCGGCTCCAGACCATTCGGCAAGGAAACCAACCGTCGGGCCACTCTGACCGTGGTCATCCTCAAGAACCTGGTCATGCCCCTCATCGCCTTTTTCCTGGCCTGGTTCGTCATGGGCTTCCGCGGTGCCGAGCTCTACGGGTGCGTGGTTCTTGCCGCGTTGCCCACCGGTCAGAACGTCTACAACTACGCGGCCAGGTATAACGTGGGCACCACCTTTGCCCGGGATGGAATCCTGGTCAGCACGGTAACCTCGCCGGTTGTCATCGCCCTGATCGCCATCGCCCTCGGCTGA
- a CDS encoding homoserine dehydrogenase, with protein MSAKPEVESDKPIRIALLGAGTVGSQTARLLVEECDDLASRVGRPLELVGIAVLDPSKVTADWIDRSLLTTDSEGLVTRADIVIELIGGIEPARTLLLKAIESGASVVTANKALLAQHGPELYRAAQDHGVDIYFEAAVGGAIPIVRPLRESLVGDRITSLVGIVNGTTNYILDEMTTKGLQFEEALSDAQAKGFAEADPTADVDGLDAAAKAAIMATLAFHRDVRMDDVPVEGIRSITADDIAAAKAERRVIKLLAVAERTDQGISARVYPALIPDTHPLASVRDSFNAVFVTAEAADDLMFYGRGAGGAPTASAVVGDVVTEARHIAQQGMGPIIPMYARIPMAPLEASRAAFAVRFLIHDKPGVLAAIAQVFSREGISINGVNQDIKPTMHDPGYSGEIQQLRVVTHLCDEVTLRRVVKQVSTFDSVTGQASVLRVFDQDAL; from the coding sequence ATGTCCGCGAAGCCCGAAGTCGAGTCCGATAAACCCATCCGCATAGCCCTTCTGGGGGCCGGAACCGTAGGCTCGCAGACGGCACGCCTGCTGGTAGAGGAATGCGATGACCTGGCCAGCAGGGTCGGGCGCCCACTCGAATTGGTCGGCATTGCCGTGCTGGATCCCTCCAAGGTCACGGCGGATTGGATCGACCGTTCCCTTCTGACCACCGATTCGGAGGGCCTGGTCACCCGGGCCGATATCGTCATCGAGTTGATTGGCGGCATCGAGCCGGCCAGGACCCTCCTTCTCAAGGCCATCGAATCCGGTGCCTCCGTGGTCACGGCCAACAAGGCCCTTCTTGCCCAGCACGGGCCGGAACTCTACCGGGCCGCCCAGGACCATGGTGTGGATATCTACTTCGAGGCGGCCGTTGGTGGTGCCATTCCCATCGTCCGTCCTCTGCGTGAGTCCCTGGTGGGCGACAGGATCACCAGTCTGGTGGGAATCGTCAATGGAACCACCAACTACATTCTCGACGAAATGACCACCAAGGGCCTCCAGTTCGAGGAGGCGCTGAGCGATGCCCAGGCCAAGGGGTTCGCGGAGGCCGATCCCACGGCCGATGTGGACGGTCTGGATGCGGCGGCCAAGGCCGCCATCATGGCCACATTGGCCTTCCATCGGGATGTGAGGATGGATGACGTTCCGGTTGAGGGAATCAGGTCAATCACAGCGGACGACATCGCTGCGGCCAAGGCCGAGCGTCGGGTCATCAAACTTCTTGCCGTGGCGGAGCGGACGGACCAGGGCATCTCCGCCAGGGTCTACCCGGCCCTGATTCCGGACACCCACCCGCTGGCTTCCGTCCGGGACAGCTTCAACGCGGTCTTCGTCACCGCGGAGGCGGCCGACGACCTGATGTTCTACGGACGTGGTGCCGGTGGTGCCCCTACGGCCTCCGCCGTGGTTGGTGATGTGGTCACCGAGGCAAGGCACATAGCCCAGCAGGGGATGGGACCAATCATTCCCATGTACGCCCGGATTCCCATGGCCCCGCTTGAGGCTTCGCGGGCGGCCTTCGCGGTTCGTTTCCTCATCCATGACAAGCCCGGCGTCCTGGCTGCCATCGCCCAGGTCTTCTCCCGGGAGGGAATATCCATCAACGGGGTCAACCAGGACATCAAACCCACCATGCACGATCCGGGCTACAGCGGGGAGATCCAGCAGCTCAGGGTCGTCACTCACCTCTGTGATGAAGTGACCCTGCGCCGAGTGGTCAAGCAGGTTTCCACCTTCGATTCGGTGACCGGTCAGGCATCCGTCCTGCGTGTCTTTGACCAGGATGCCCTCTGA
- a CDS encoding pyridoxamine 5'-phosphate oxidase family protein encodes MDVRQEFLRIMDTQKLMALATSVDGQPDVRMIGFVYDKVNKVIYFVTYPKSAKVEQIRQNDKVAFTTLPAERIECVRGEGVARPSSRTLEEVAPVLEEKRPGYMEHIRPVRDRVALFEIVVDEVRVVLSDKQDHLLRV; translated from the coding sequence ATGGATGTTCGCCAGGAGTTTCTGAGGATCATGGACACGCAAAAGCTCATGGCCCTGGCCACCAGTGTCGATGGGCAGCCTGATGTGAGGATGATCGGTTTCGTCTACGACAAGGTCAACAAGGTCATCTACTTCGTCACCTATCCGAAATCGGCGAAAGTGGAGCAGATCAGGCAGAATGACAAGGTGGCTTTCACCACCCTCCCCGCAGAGAGAATCGAGTGTGTGCGGGGCGAGGGAGTGGCCAGGCCCAGTTCCCGGACCCTTGAGGAGGTGGCGCCGGTCCTTGAGGAGAAACGGCCGGGATACATGGAGCACATCAGGCCGGTCCGAGACAGGGTGGCCCTCTTCGAAATCGTCGTCGATGAGGTCAGGGTGGTCCTGTCGGATAAGCAAGACCACTTGCTGCGGGTCTGA
- a CDS encoding homoserine kinase: MGADRPCARTVRIRVPATSANLGSGFDTVGLALDYHDEIVFTRSDDPADTGVKVIIEGEGEDTLPRDETHLVVSAFRKACQVFGLPRFGFLMTARNRIPQARGLGSSAEAIVAGISAAAAFAHPGGFSRDAVFDLAARIEGHPDNVAPAVYGGLTVSYDLITDEGVGSLPIAGGTPLTPGFHSLRYQVDPAIRATVFVPDFRLSTQKARQALPDRVPYADAIHNLSRVALIPGALNPSGMADMGSGQFDGQGNLAARANALLFAATQDRLHQPYRAGLMPPATDLIGLFRRHGYAAAVSGAGPCVIVLHYGDASEDLKTLAKGELESGHWQVLQLDVDRNGVQVESDEEGDLIGS, translated from the coding sequence ATGGGCGCGGACCGTCCCTGCGCGCGGACCGTCCGGATACGGGTGCCGGCGACCAGCGCCAACCTGGGTTCGGGATTCGATACCGTGGGCCTGGCGCTGGATTATCACGACGAGATCGTTTTCACCCGGTCGGACGACCCGGCCGACACGGGTGTCAAGGTCATCATCGAAGGGGAGGGAGAGGACACCCTTCCCAGGGATGAGACCCACCTGGTCGTCTCCGCATTCCGAAAGGCCTGCCAGGTTTTTGGCCTACCTAGGTTCGGCTTCCTCATGACTGCCCGCAATCGAATCCCGCAGGCCAGGGGCCTCGGATCCAGCGCTGAGGCCATCGTGGCCGGAATCAGCGCGGCTGCAGCCTTCGCCCACCCGGGAGGATTCTCCAGGGATGCGGTCTTCGATCTGGCTGCACGGATCGAGGGGCACCCCGACAATGTGGCGCCGGCGGTCTATGGGGGCTTGACCGTCTCCTACGATCTCATCACTGATGAGGGGGTGGGGTCACTGCCCATAGCGGGAGGGACACCCTTGACCCCCGGTTTCCATAGTCTGCGCTACCAGGTTGACCCTGCCATCAGGGCCACGGTCTTTGTGCCCGACTTCCGACTGTCCACCCAGAAGGCCCGACAGGCCCTGCCCGACCGGGTGCCTTACGCCGATGCCATTCACAACCTGTCCAGGGTCGCCCTGATACCGGGAGCATTGAACCCTTCAGGCATGGCCGACATGGGGAGTGGTCAATTCGATGGCCAGGGGAATCTCGCTGCCAGGGCCAACGCGCTCCTGTTCGCGGCCACGCAGGACCGGCTCCACCAGCCTTACCGGGCGGGACTGATGCCACCTGCGACCGATCTGATCGGCCTTTTCCGCCGGCACGGGTATGCCGCGGCGGTCTCGGGTGCCGGTCCCTGTGTCATCGTCCTTCACTACGGGGATGCTTCGGAGGACTTGAAAACCCTGGCCAAGGGTGAGCTCGAATCGGGGCATTGGCAGGTTCTGCAATTGGATGTGGACCGTAATGGGGTCCAGGTGGAGAGTGACGAGGAAGGTGACCTGATTGGCAGTTGA
- a CDS encoding Maf family nucleotide pyrophosphatase, with protein MAAVRTGGNGEHVPFILASQSPSRQALLVKAGISPVIRKSHLDEPRALEDAARSRGLKATDLSIEDRVSVLAAGKADLILHTLQSVVETEHRVQGDLVVVRPLDGQAACPAQVRPMQQAVRSWSGMAQAKVGPLLLGCDSLFTLDGRILGKPHRPEIAMERLMAMRGRTGTLVTGHCLIDVATGRRVQGVSRAKVSFGHYDQADMEAYIASREPLEVAGSFTLEGLGGAFITGIEGDPSGVMGLSMPTLRSMVEELGLHWADLWDPVLVGAEEPVETYADPAGVVPPEGNVHQPGDGWVKCACGKQHWGLNGAAGVLLARRDKQTGAVTDVLLQHRAKWSAEGGTWGVPGGAISDGENPLEGGLRESYEEADIHPEDIQVVGSHREDHGPWGYTTILAFERPGHRVSPHMNDDESIELAWVPVDQVDSRPLLGAFGQDWPNFRRRLEGLAARN; from the coding sequence ATGGCGGCAGTACGAACCGGAGGCAACGGGGAACACGTCCCCTTCATTCTGGCCTCCCAGTCCCCTTCCCGCCAGGCGCTCCTGGTCAAGGCGGGAATCAGCCCGGTGATTCGCAAGTCCCACCTTGACGAGCCCAGGGCCTTGGAGGACGCTGCCCGGTCGCGGGGATTGAAGGCGACGGACCTGTCCATAGAGGACCGGGTCTCTGTTCTGGCAGCAGGCAAGGCGGATCTGATTCTGCATACCCTGCAGTCGGTTGTCGAAACCGAGCATCGGGTCCAGGGAGACCTGGTTGTGGTTCGGCCCCTTGATGGGCAGGCCGCTTGCCCTGCGCAGGTTCGACCCATGCAGCAGGCCGTAAGGTCCTGGTCGGGTATGGCACAGGCCAAGGTTGGCCCCCTGCTGTTGGGATGCGACTCGCTTTTCACCCTGGACGGGCGAATTCTTGGAAAGCCCCACAGGCCGGAGATTGCCATGGAGCGGCTCATGGCCATGCGGGGCCGCACCGGCACATTGGTCACCGGACACTGTCTGATTGATGTGGCTACAGGGCGTCGGGTTCAGGGTGTCAGCCGGGCCAAGGTCTCATTCGGGCACTACGACCAGGCCGACATGGAGGCCTATATCGCCAGTAGAGAGCCCTTGGAGGTGGCTGGTTCCTTTACCTTGGAGGGCCTTGGGGGTGCTTTCATCACCGGAATCGAGGGTGACCCCAGCGGGGTTATGGGGCTGAGCATGCCCACCCTGCGTTCCATGGTCGAGGAATTGGGATTGCACTGGGCCGACCTCTGGGATCCCGTCCTGGTCGGGGCCGAGGAGCCGGTGGAAACCTATGCCGATCCGGCCGGTGTAGTCCCACCCGAGGGGAATGTCCACCAACCGGGAGACGGGTGGGTGAAGTGTGCCTGCGGAAAGCAGCATTGGGGGCTGAATGGGGCGGCCGGTGTTCTCCTGGCCAGGCGTGACAAGCAAACCGGTGCGGTGACCGATGTCCTCCTTCAGCACCGAGCCAAGTGGAGCGCCGAGGGTGGCACCTGGGGTGTGCCGGGCGGGGCCATATCCGATGGGGAGAACCCCCTGGAGGGTGGCCTGCGTGAGAGCTATGAGGAGGCCGATATCCACCCGGAGGATATCCAGGTGGTCGGCTCCCACCGTGAGGATCACGGCCCATGGGGGTACACAACCATCCTGGCCTTCGAACGTCCCGGACATCGGGTGAGTCCGCATATGAACGATGACGAGAGCATTGAATTGGCCTGGGTTCCGGTCGACCAGGTCGATTCGCGTCCCCTCCTGGGTGCCTTTGGCCAGGACTGGCCCAACTTCCGTCGCCGACTCGAAGGGCTGGCTGCCCGGAACTGA
- a CDS encoding diaminopimelate decarboxylase family protein, with protein MSQRKEEGAALGDIWPSAVRRDDAGAVDVRSIPVEDLAERYGTPLYLMDTSFMADRARIFRETASRSLPTATTQVSYAGKAFLSKEVVRIMLDRGLNIDTCTLGEMLIAKAAGAPGRRLVLHGNNKSDREISLAIEEGYGKIVIDAADEPERIAAIAHGLGRRARVMLRVTVGVHAGGHEYISTSHEDQKFGVPMLAPGADASPLDRFGAGDGQESMSRTAEAGNGVLSANSADLFQAGADRAPINPVLAAALDTLANGPAIRVLKDIQAHAGDLELVGIHTHIGSQIHGDSAFGQAANRMMLLRRTFWETDGFLLPEVDLGGGFSVPYLPDEDRMDLSGALGDLGLAIGRINDRLGMPMPIISFEPGRWIAGPSGMTLYRVGAVKPVPLSDGTVRTYVSVDGGMSDNIRPALYGADYTAVLANRRGSSETIRARVVGKHCESGDIIVRDVSLPKDIRRGDLLLVPVTGAYGRTMANNYNQVLIPPVVAVDGAGDHLMLRGQAMEDLLELDQG; from the coding sequence GTGAGTCAACGGAAAGAAGAGGGGGCGGCCCTGGGTGATATCTGGCCGTCCGCTGTCAGGCGGGATGATGCCGGTGCAGTGGATGTCCGGAGCATCCCGGTAGAGGATCTGGCTGAGCGGTACGGCACCCCGCTCTATCTGATGGACACCTCCTTCATGGCCGACCGGGCCAGGATCTTCAGGGAGACCGCCAGCCGCAGTCTTCCCACAGCCACCACCCAGGTCAGCTACGCAGGCAAGGCCTTCCTGAGCAAGGAAGTCGTCCGGATCATGCTGGACAGGGGCCTCAACATCGATACCTGTACCCTGGGCGAGATGCTGATTGCCAAGGCAGCCGGTGCCCCCGGACGCCGCCTGGTGCTGCACGGCAACAACAAGTCCGATCGGGAGATATCCCTTGCCATAGAGGAGGGGTATGGGAAGATCGTCATCGATGCGGCCGATGAGCCGGAGCGTATAGCGGCCATAGCCCATGGCCTGGGCAGACGGGCCCGGGTCATGCTCAGGGTCACGGTGGGGGTTCATGCCGGTGGGCACGAGTACATCTCCACATCGCATGAGGACCAGAAGTTCGGCGTCCCCATGCTGGCCCCAGGGGCTGATGCCAGCCCGCTTGATCGATTTGGCGCCGGCGACGGGCAGGAATCAATGTCCCGAACAGCTGAGGCTGGCAACGGGGTCTTGTCCGCGAACTCCGCCGACCTTTTCCAAGCAGGTGCCGATAGGGCTCCGATCAATCCGGTCCTGGCCGCCGCCTTGGATACTCTGGCCAACGGTCCCGCCATCAGGGTTCTGAAGGATATCCAGGCCCATGCAGGCGACCTGGAACTGGTGGGAATCCATACCCACATCGGATCACAGATTCACGGTGACTCGGCCTTCGGGCAGGCAGCCAATCGGATGATGTTGCTCAGACGGACCTTCTGGGAGACCGACGGTTTCCTGCTGCCCGAGGTGGATTTGGGTGGCGGTTTCTCCGTTCCCTACCTGCCGGACGAGGATCGGATGGACCTGTCGGGTGCTCTTGGCGACCTGGGTCTGGCCATCGGCAGGATAAACGACCGGCTGGGTATGCCCATGCCCATCATCTCCTTCGAACCTGGCCGGTGGATTGCAGGCCCCAGCGGCATGACCCTGTATCGGGTGGGGGCGGTCAAGCCTGTACCCCTCTCGGACGGGACCGTGCGGACTTACGTGTCAGTGGATGGCGGCATGAGTGACAATATCCGCCCGGCGCTTTACGGGGCGGACTACACGGCTGTTCTGGCCAATAGGAGAGGCAGTTCGGAGACCATTCGCGCCCGGGTGGTCGGCAAGCACTGTGAGTCGGGCGATATCATCGTGCGCGATGTTTCCCTGCCCAAGGACATCCGCCGGGGGGACCTCCTCCTGGTGCCGGTGACCGGGGCCTACGGGCGGACCATGGCCAACAACTACAACCAGGTCCTGATACCGCCGGTCGTGGCGGTGGACGGGGCCGGTGACCACCTGATGCTGCGGGGGCAGGCCATGGAAGACCTGCTCGAACTGGATCAGGGCTAG
- a CDS encoding Rid family detoxifying hydrolase: MDEGLEEIGTPYAPQALGAYSQAVRANGFVFVSGQLGIDPETGDLVEGTAGDQAAQALKNIKSILDAAGTGMEKVVKATVYMRNVEDFTEVDKAYSRVFIGSVRPARVAFGNNMIPKGALVEIDVIALA, from the coding sequence ATGGACGAGGGTCTTGAAGAGATTGGCACACCGTATGCGCCCCAGGCCTTGGGTGCCTATAGCCAGGCGGTCAGGGCGAACGGGTTTGTTTTTGTTTCCGGGCAGCTCGGTATCGACCCGGAGACCGGCGATCTGGTGGAGGGTACGGCCGGTGACCAGGCAGCCCAGGCCCTGAAGAACATCAAGAGCATACTTGATGCTGCCGGTACCGGGATGGAAAAGGTGGTCAAGGCTACGGTCTACATGCGGAATGTTGAGGATTTCACCGAGGTCGACAAGGCCTATTCCCGGGTCTTCATCGGCTCCGTACGCCCCGCCCGTGTGGCCTTCGGCAACAATATGATTCCCAAAGGCGCCCTGGTCGAGATAGATGTGATTGCCCTGGCCTGA